In Paramormyrops kingsleyae isolate MSU_618 chromosome 5, PKINGS_0.4, whole genome shotgun sequence, one DNA window encodes the following:
- the LOC111837641 gene encoding uncharacterized protein isoform X2, protein MARGDAEDMVEEKVEKLKKKKKKEREEEREKDLKGGQQVKMRNSSKKEGIERMLKCASRDAEEAATGNDLIGKVRGDKERRKEAAVSLQEEECEGGGGGVKMRAGVPGDGGSESKTAEEAKAEKQKKVKKAKTAGEGLPPSTEHGRGAGVQVTKKRSKKVRAEASNEEEKMDEISNGGAGSPEDKEGADGSGVLISEKMRKNKKTKKVKAMGAAADLGNGHMDTAEGEEEKSAEKALKKERKKKKVPVQESRTGMGAGGEGEDGNKGITGVEEAQEGHGEKKQLKKKNAGVTRPRGGEKEKMGKREVMKGEKKREKGKAQPGEEDVAGSVQEEERMKKNKKERKAQPGEEDVAGSVQEEERMKKNKKKRKAQPGEEDVAVSMLEEEEKRMKNKKKRKAQAGEEDVAVSVQEEERMKKNKKKRKAQAGEEDVAVIVQEEERMKKKRKAQTGEEDVAVSVQEEERMKKKRKAQAKGGDTAVVIEETMKEPNEKERVHSGSGKGQSGSQEIAPSKGRRKKSEGGQEAKISSEASAVMEDQEGGDLNRKQKKKRRKSDGDKVECEDSMRPEQGEVTLTSQSRKKQREGAPAEEMDVVFLSEKMGNKDEVTIDQERRQALQNEIDKVSCPRGTQMLGQWGTAHFENASQQQKFLRLMGGFKKGNKPIGSEEGRANMALGKQGQQRMQQDLLVEFERAQSRRMDFQNKGAGLGFSPQSDKKFFIDVNASRSVRFDD, encoded by the exons ATGGCTCGAGGAGATGCTGAAGACATGGTAGAGGAGAAAGTGGAAAaactgaagaagaagaaaaagaaggagagggaggaggagagagagaaggacctTAAAGGCGGACAACAGGTTAAaatgagaaacagcagcaaaaaggaaGGGATAGAGAGAATGTTGAAGTGTGCCTCTCGTGATGCAGAGGAGGCCGCTACAGGAAACGACCTCATTGGCAAAGTAAGAGGAGATAAGGAGAGAAGGAAAGAGGCAGCCGTGTCTTTGCAGGAGGAAGAGTgtgagggaggaggaggaggggtgAAGATGAGGGCTGGTGTGCCGGGTGATGGGGGTTCAGAGTCCAAGACTGCAGAAGAGGCAAAAGCAGAGAAACAGAAGAAGGTAAAGAAGGCAAAAACAGCAGGGGAGGGCCTCCCCCCCAGCACTGAGCATGGCCGGGGGGCAGGAGTGCAGGTCACCAAGAAGAGGAGTAAGAAAGTCAGAGCTGAGGCCAGTAATGAGGaggagaaaatggatgaaatAAGCAATGGAGGCGCAGGGAGCCCTGAGGATAaggagggagcagatgggagtGGAGTACTAATATCTGAGAAGATGAGGAAgaacaaaaaaaccaagaagGTGAAGGCTATGGGGGCTGCAGCAGATCTGGGCAATGGCCACATGGACACCGCTGAGGGAGAAGAGGAAAAGAGTGCAGAGAAAGCTCTGAAAAAGGAGAGGAAGAAGAAAAAGGTTCCTGTCCAGGAGAGCAGAACCGGCatgggagctggaggagaaggtgAGGATGGGAATAAAGGCATCACTGGGGTGGAGGAGGCACAGGAGGGTCATGGAGAGAAGAAgcaactgaaaaagaaaaacgcAGGAGTCACTAGGCCGAGGGGAGGGGAGAAGGAGAAGATGGGCAAAAGGGAAGTGATGAAGGGGGAGAAgaagagagagaaggggaaagCACAGCCTGGAGAGGAGGATGTGGCCGGAAGTGTGCAGGAGGAAGAGAGGATGAAGAAGAATAAAAAGGAAAGGAAAGCACAGCCTGGAGAGGAGGATGTGGCCGGAAGTGTACAGGAGGAAGAGAGGATGAAgaagaataaaaagaaaaggaaagcaCAGCCTGGAGAGGAGGATGTGGCTGTCAGTATgttggaggaagaggagaagaggaTGAAGAATAAGAAGAAAAGGAAAGCACAG GCTGGAGAGGAGGATGTTGCTGTCAGTGTTCAGGAGGAAGAGAGGATGAAgaagaataaaaagaaaaggaaagcaCAGGCTGGAGAGGAGGATGTGGCTGTCATTGTTCAGGAGGAAGAGAGGATGAAGAAGAAAAGGAAAGCACAGACTGGAGAGGAGGATGTGGCTGTCAGTGTTCAGGAGGAAGAGAGGATGAAGAAGAAAAGGAAAGCACAAGCTAAAGGAGGTGACACAGCTGTGGTCATAGAAGAGACAATGAAGGAACCAAATGAGAAGGAGAGAGTTCATTCTGGCAGTGGCAAGGGACAGTCTGGCAGCCAAGAAATAGCGCCATCCAAAGGAAGGAGGAAGAAGAGTGAAGGAGGACAAGAAGCGAAGATAAGTAGCGAGGCGAGTGCTGTGATGGAGGACCAGGAGGGAGGCGActtaaacagaaaacaaaagaaaaagaggAGAAAGTCAGATGGGGACAAGGTGGAGTGTGAGGACAGCATGCGGCCAGAACAGGGGGAGGTGACCTTAACGTCGCAGAGCAGAAAAAAGCAGAGGGAAGGAGCTCCAGCAGAAGAG ATGGATGTGGTATTTCTATCAGAAAAGATGGGCAATAAAGATGAAGTCACCATTGACCAG GAACGACGACAAGCCTTGCAGAATGAAATTGATAAGGTATCCTGTCCCAGGGGCACACAG ATGCTTGGGCAGTGGGGTACCGCCCACTTTGAGAATGCCAGCCAGCAGCAGAAGTTCCTGAGACTCATGGGTGGGTTCAAGAAAGGCAATAAGCCAATAGGGTCTGAGGAGGGGCGGGCCAACATGGCGCTGGGGAAGCAAGGACAGCAGCGCATGCAGCAGGACCTCCTGGTGGAATTTGAGCGAGCCCAGAGCCGCCGGATGGACTTCCAGAACAAGGGGGCGGGCCTTGGCTTCTCCCCTCAGTCTGATAAAAAGTTCTTCATTGATGTCAATGCTAGTCGGTCTGTACGGTTTGATGACTGA
- the LOC111837641 gene encoding uncharacterized protein isoform X1, producing MARGDAEDMVEEKVEKLKKKKKKEREEEREKDLKGGQQVKMRNSSKKEGIERMLKCASRDAEEAATGNDLIGKVRGDKERRKEAAVSLQEEECEGGGGGVKMRAGVPGDGGSESKTAEEAKAEKQKKVKKAKTAGEGLPPSTEHGRGAGVQVTKKRSKKVRAEASNEEEKMDEISNGGAGSPEDKEGADGSGVLISEKMRKNKKTKKVKAMGAAADLGNGHMDTAEGEEEKSAEKALKKERKKKKVPVQESRTGMGAGGEGEDGNKGITGVEEAQEGHGEKKQLKKKNAGVTRPRGGEKEKMGKREVMKGEKKREKGKAQPGEEDVAGSVQEEERMKKNKKERKAQPGEEDVAGSVQEEERMKKNKKKRKAQPGEEDVAVSMLEEEEKRMKNKKKRKAQAGEEDVAVSVQEEERMKKKRKAQAGEEDVAVSVQEEERMKKNKKKRKAQAGEEDVAVIVQEEERMKKKRKAQTGEEDVAVSVQEEERMKKKRKAQAKGGDTAVVIEETMKEPNEKERVHSGSGKGQSGSQEIAPSKGRRKKSEGGQEAKISSEASAVMEDQEGGDLNRKQKKKRRKSDGDKVECEDSMRPEQGEVTLTSQSRKKQREGAPAEEMDVVFLSEKMGNKDEVTIDQERRQALQNEIDKVSCPRGTQMLGQWGTAHFENASQQQKFLRLMGGFKKGNKPIGSEEGRANMALGKQGQQRMQQDLLVEFERAQSRRMDFQNKGAGLGFSPQSDKKFFIDVNASRSVRFDD from the exons ATGGCTCGAGGAGATGCTGAAGACATGGTAGAGGAGAAAGTGGAAAaactgaagaagaagaaaaagaaggagagggaggaggagagagagaaggacctTAAAGGCGGACAACAGGTTAAaatgagaaacagcagcaaaaaggaaGGGATAGAGAGAATGTTGAAGTGTGCCTCTCGTGATGCAGAGGAGGCCGCTACAGGAAACGACCTCATTGGCAAAGTAAGAGGAGATAAGGAGAGAAGGAAAGAGGCAGCCGTGTCTTTGCAGGAGGAAGAGTgtgagggaggaggaggaggggtgAAGATGAGGGCTGGTGTGCCGGGTGATGGGGGTTCAGAGTCCAAGACTGCAGAAGAGGCAAAAGCAGAGAAACAGAAGAAGGTAAAGAAGGCAAAAACAGCAGGGGAGGGCCTCCCCCCCAGCACTGAGCATGGCCGGGGGGCAGGAGTGCAGGTCACCAAGAAGAGGAGTAAGAAAGTCAGAGCTGAGGCCAGTAATGAGGaggagaaaatggatgaaatAAGCAATGGAGGCGCAGGGAGCCCTGAGGATAaggagggagcagatgggagtGGAGTACTAATATCTGAGAAGATGAGGAAgaacaaaaaaaccaagaagGTGAAGGCTATGGGGGCTGCAGCAGATCTGGGCAATGGCCACATGGACACCGCTGAGGGAGAAGAGGAAAAGAGTGCAGAGAAAGCTCTGAAAAAGGAGAGGAAGAAGAAAAAGGTTCCTGTCCAGGAGAGCAGAACCGGCatgggagctggaggagaaggtgAGGATGGGAATAAAGGCATCACTGGGGTGGAGGAGGCACAGGAGGGTCATGGAGAGAAGAAgcaactgaaaaagaaaaacgcAGGAGTCACTAGGCCGAGGGGAGGGGAGAAGGAGAAGATGGGCAAAAGGGAAGTGATGAAGGGGGAGAAgaagagagagaaggggaaagCACAGCCTGGAGAGGAGGATGTGGCCGGAAGTGTGCAGGAGGAAGAGAGGATGAAGAAGAATAAAAAGGAAAGGAAAGCACAGCCTGGAGAGGAGGATGTGGCCGGAAGTGTACAGGAGGAAGAGAGGATGAAgaagaataaaaagaaaaggaaagcaCAGCCTGGAGAGGAGGATGTGGCTGTCAGTATgttggaggaagaggagaagaggaTGAAGAATAAGAAGAAAAGGAAAGCACAGGCTGGAGAGGAGGATGTGGCTGTCAGTGTTCAGGAGGAAGAGAGGATGAAGAAGAAAAGGAAAGCACAGGCTGGAGAGGAGGATGTTGCTGTCAGTGTTCAGGAGGAAGAGAGGATGAAgaagaataaaaagaaaaggaaagcaCAGGCTGGAGAGGAGGATGTGGCTGTCATTGTTCAGGAGGAAGAGAGGATGAAGAAGAAAAGGAAAGCACAGACTGGAGAGGAGGATGTGGCTGTCAGTGTTCAGGAGGAAGAGAGGATGAAGAAGAAAAGGAAAGCACAAGCTAAAGGAGGTGACACAGCTGTGGTCATAGAAGAGACAATGAAGGAACCAAATGAGAAGGAGAGAGTTCATTCTGGCAGTGGCAAGGGACAGTCTGGCAGCCAAGAAATAGCGCCATCCAAAGGAAGGAGGAAGAAGAGTGAAGGAGGACAAGAAGCGAAGATAAGTAGCGAGGCGAGTGCTGTGATGGAGGACCAGGAGGGAGGCGActtaaacagaaaacaaaagaaaaagaggAGAAAGTCAGATGGGGACAAGGTGGAGTGTGAGGACAGCATGCGGCCAGAACAGGGGGAGGTGACCTTAACGTCGCAGAGCAGAAAAAAGCAGAGGGAAGGAGCTCCAGCAGAAGAG ATGGATGTGGTATTTCTATCAGAAAAGATGGGCAATAAAGATGAAGTCACCATTGACCAG GAACGACGACAAGCCTTGCAGAATGAAATTGATAAGGTATCCTGTCCCAGGGGCACACAG ATGCTTGGGCAGTGGGGTACCGCCCACTTTGAGAATGCCAGCCAGCAGCAGAAGTTCCTGAGACTCATGGGTGGGTTCAAGAAAGGCAATAAGCCAATAGGGTCTGAGGAGGGGCGGGCCAACATGGCGCTGGGGAAGCAAGGACAGCAGCGCATGCAGCAGGACCTCCTGGTGGAATTTGAGCGAGCCCAGAGCCGCCGGATGGACTTCCAGAACAAGGGGGCGGGCCTTGGCTTCTCCCCTCAGTCTGATAAAAAGTTCTTCATTGATGTCAATGCTAGTCGGTCTGTACGGTTTGATGACTGA